ACGGGCGGTGCTGACCAAGTTCCGCGACGCGGGCGAGGCGGCCCTCGATCCCGCCGAGCGCGCCCTGATTCCAGCCCGAATCATCGCGGTGAGCCCGGAACAAAAAAAGGCCCTGGAGGAGCAGGTCGGCCTGCACCAGAGCATGCGCGCGGCCGCGCGAAAAAGACCCCCCACTCCGGCCATGGCAAACATGGCCGAGCACTTTTTCCTGGTTCAGGCCGCCTGGGATTCCATGATGGCCGAACAGGCCTTGGCTTGGCACGCCAAGCTTGGCCGGCCCATGGTTGTCCTGGCCGGAGCCGGCCATGTCGAGCATGGCTGGGGAATTGAATACCGGCTGCGAACCCTGAACCCGAATTCCCGGGTTTTGGGAGTCATGCCCGTGCGCGACGGCGAGGATTTCGCGGCCCAGACCGATTCCGGTCCACGCGCCCAGCCGGGCGAGACCGTCTTTTTCGCCTGCGCGGCCCAACACAAAAGCCGCTTGGGCATGAATGTCGTCTTCGAGGCCGCGGGCATGCGCGTGGACGCCGTGGAGCCAGCTTCCGCCGCGGACCGGGCCGGACTCGAAGCCGGGGACATCCTCGTCGTGGCCGGCGACAA
This Deltaproteobacteria bacterium DNA region includes the following protein-coding sequences:
- a CDS encoding PDZ domain-containing protein translates to MNTSRCLAFLLLAILCGCATKPATGPRPSWTAPPAGTFLAASGQILTEADVARMAQARDFVLVGEGHTNPCDHAAQARVITAMVQAGQRPAIGLEMLPVTVQPVLEKFNARRISARDLGREVGWDKLWGYPYEQYQPIFELAETHDLPVLALNIPRAVLTKFRDAGEAALDPAERALIPARIIAVSPEQKKALEEQVGLHQSMRAAARKRPPTPAMANMAEHFFLVQAAWDSMMAEQALAWHAKLGRPMVVLAGAGHVEHGWGIEYRLRTLNPNSRVLGVMPVRDGEDFAAQTDSGPRAQPGETVFFACAAQHKSRLGMNVVFEAAGMRVDAVEPASAADRAGLEAGDILVVAGDKKLAEPTDLHFAAMAASRQKKPLVLSIRRGGRTLTINLPLR